One genomic region from Ptychodera flava strain L36383 chromosome 14, AS_Pfla_20210202, whole genome shotgun sequence encodes:
- the LOC139150069 gene encoding sodium-dependent multivitamin transporter-like, whose amino-acid sequence MAASANNDIILFGAFDWVLFAVMLAVSAATGVYHAVAKGGQKTTSQYLVANRSMGCFPIATSYFVSYLSAVAVLGFPAEIYVHGIQFSLGLIGTVVGGCIMAWTFIPVIRELNIISIYEYMSLRFHFILRITTALLFITLITLYMGTVMIGPAIAFQVQGIDYWVTIIITGIVCTFYTTLGGMAAVIWADVFQCFVMIVCVVVVLILGTLEAGGMSAVWEYNHKHGKLNFFEFDPDPTLRLSFWSIVIGQTVYSMQNVVQQGSVQRLLSAKSLRQAQGTLLLTIPYMIVMFWILFLIGLVLFAYYDNGMMALAPAINATFSPDLELELGKQAGHNYEPKYARPDQILVYFVSAKLGHIPGLQGLFVSCLFAGALSSISSGLNALIAVVLRDVLIPWRQWRANTHGGVHDENDRRDILISKILSVVFGLISTGLGFGIPYLGTFVVITNTMISVTNGPVFGAFTLGMAYPRANTIGTFIGTIVSTAIGLWIGIGAVLAREGSIAPLTIYKLSFAWYVVLTWLITITVGIVVSEIARCVRPSLRQQKVDPKLLLTFLRPKERLHSSLPKYEIGEDDLLLRHQKAVNTGGSDRQHHDAKCDDIALRKVTRFTE is encoded by the exons ATGGCTGCTAGTGctaacaacgatatcattctgtTTGGAGCGTTCGATTGGGTATTATTTGCCGTTATGTTGGCCGTTTCCGCAGCTACAGGTGTCTATCATGCCGTTGCTAAGGGAGGACAGAAGACAACTTCTCA ATATCTGGTGGCTAACCGCAGCATGGGTTGCTTTCCGATCGCCACGTCGTATTTCGTGTCCTACTTGTCTGCCGTGGCCGTGCTGGGGTTTCCCGCCGAAATCTATGTCCACGGTATTCAGTTTTCGCTAGGTCTGATAGGAACTGTCGTCGGGGGCTGTATAATGGCGTGGACGTTCATCCCCGTCATCCGGGAGCTGAACATCATCAGCATATACGAG TACATGAGTCTACGATTCCACTTCATCTTGAGGATAACGACCGCTTTGCTATTCATCACACTCATCACTCTGTATATGGGTACAGTCATGATCGGACCTGCAATTGCTTTCCAAG TGCAGGGGATAGATTATTgggtcaccatcatcatcactggcATCGTGTGCACCTTCTACACAACACTG GGTGGTATGGCAGCCGTCATATGGGCAGATGTCTTTCAATGTTTCGTCATGATTGTTTGCGTTGTCGTCGTCCTCATCCTTGGCACCCTTGAAGCAGGGGGCATGTCAGCTGTTTGGGAGTACAACCACAAACACGGCAAACTTAATTTCTTCGA GTTTGATCCCGATCCGACCCTTCGTTTATCGTTCTGGTCGATCGTGATTGGGCAGACGGTATACTCCATGCAGAATGTCGTACAGCAAGGCTCCGTGCAACGGCTTTTATCGGCGAAATCTCTGCGTCAAGCTCAGGG GACACTATTATTGACGATACCGTACATGATAGTCATGTTTTGGATTTTGTTTCTGATTGGACTGGTACTGTTCGCTTACTACGACA ACGGCATGATGGCACTCGCTCCAGCGATTAATGCCACATTTTCACCAG ACCTAGAACTGGAACTCGGAAAACAGGCTGGTCACAATTATGAACCCAAATACGCTCGCCCGGATCAG ATTTTGGTATACTTCGTGAGCGCAAAACTTGGACATATCCCGGGTCTCCAAGGCTTGTTCGTGTCATGTCTGTTCGCAGGAGCGTTgag TTCGATCTCATCTGGTCTGAATGCGCTGATTGCTGTCGTGTTGAGAGATGTGTTGATACCATGGCGGCAATGGCGAGCCAATACACACGGAGGAGTTCACGATGAAAACGACAGGAGGGACATACTTATTTCGAAAATACTGA GTGTCGTGTTCGGCTTGATCAGTACTGGACTAGGGTTTGGCATTCCTTATCTTGGAACTTTTGTTGTCATTACCAATACAATGATCAGCGTAACGAATGGTCCGGTCTTCGGAGCCTTCACCCTCGGCATGGCTTATCCTAGAGCAAATACAAT AGGTACTTTCATCGGCACCATTGTCAGCACTGCAATAGGCTTGTGGATTGGCATCGGTGCTGTCCTTGCTCGAGAAGGCAGTATCGCTCCTCTGACGATTTACAAG CTTTCATTCGCCTGGTACGTAGTGTTGACGTGGCTAATCACCATCACTGTGGGTATCGTAGTGAGCGAAATTGCACGATGTGTCCGTCCATCACTTCGGCAGCAGAAAGTCGACCCAAAGCTACTACTGACATTTCTGAG ACCTAAAGAGAGACTGCACAGCAGCCTGCCTAAATATGAAATAGGGGAAGACGATCTGCTGTTACGTCATCAAAAAGCTGTGAACACCGGTGGTAGTGATAGACAGCACCACGACGCGAAATGTGACGACATAGCCTTGCGTAAAGTGACGAGATTTACAGAGTAA